A stretch of DNA from Brachyspira pilosicoli:
TTGCATAACTCGTTTAAGAATAACATTAAAAGATATAAATAATATTGATGAAGCAAAAATGAAAGAACTTGGGGCTAAAGGGGTTGTAAAAATAAAAAATTCTATACAAATAATTATAGGCTCTGAAGTAGAATTTTTAGCAGAAGAGATGAAAAAACTTTTGAAATAGTTCAAATATATTAAATAATACTTAAAGCAATTTAAATATAATTGTTTTAAGTATTATTTACAAAAAATATTAAATAATAATAAAATCATAACATTGACTATTATTACTTTTTAGTATATCATACTATCCATGAAAATTAATACAAAGCTCTCAGTAGCTGCACATATAGTTTTATGCATAGCCTTTTTTGAAAATGAAGGTACAACTTCAAATTTGCTTGCTAAAAGTGTAAAAACCAACCCTGCCCTAATAAGAAGAATTCTATTAAAACTTCAAAATGCTGGAATAGTTGAAACAACCAAAAAAGGAAGCAAACTTATAAAAAATGAGAAAGATATAACATTACTCTCAATATACGAGGCGGTATTCACAGAAGAAGAGAGAGGTTTATTTAGCTTTCACCATCCTAATCATGTTTGCCCTGTAGGATGTGCTATGTTTGATGTGCTTGGAGAAGAGTTTAATAGCGTAAAAGAAGACTTTGAAAAATCATTATCTAAAATAACTATAAAAAAAATAGTTGATGAAGTGAGAAAAAGAAAAAAACATTTAGATTTTATGAATAAATAATTTTTTAATGTTTTAAAATTTTTATTTTGTTGCCTTCGAGTTTTATTATTTTTTCCTTCGATAATCTGTTTAATTCTCTTGATAAAGCACTTCTGTCTGAAGATATAAACTCTGATAATTTATCTCTATTATATGGTATTACTATATTATTAGATTTTTGTATATTAGACATATATTTTAAATAAAGCATTATTTTACTTCTTAAACTTTTTTGACTTAAAATATCATTTTTTATAGAAAGAAATATGTTTTTATCAGATAAAACCCTAATTAGATTTTGAAGAAAAATTGCATTATTAAAAATATTATTAGTATTTATTTTTAGTATTTTAGTATCAGTAAAAGATAATGCCTGTATAGTAGAAACCTTTTTTGTAGATAAAGCAAAAGATTCAGCAAAAATATCTCCAGCATTTAATATATTAACTATATTTTTTCTCGCATCATCATATTCTTTGGAAACCTCCACCATACCGTCTAATATTAAATAAATATGCTCTACATAATCACCTATGTCTATAATTGTATTTTCTTTTCTATATGATTTATTTTGATATCCAAAACTCTTAATTATATCAAGAATCTCATCTCGTTCTATATTATTAAATAAACTTGATTTTAATATTATGTCTATATATTCTTCCATAAATCAAACTCTCAATTGTATACTAACTAATATAGTATTTTTTATTAAAAAATCAATATCAGTTAGTTGCTATAGCAACTGAGTTTTTTATAAAAAATTATATTATAAAAACAATTGATAAATGACTTTTATAAAGGAGTTAAACAAAATGAAAAGAAGAATAATAAAAATAGATGAAGATAAATGCACAGGATGCGGAGAATGCATACCGGATTGTCCTGAGGGAGCTTTGCAGATAATAGACGGAAAAGCTAGGCTTATAAGTGATTTGTTTTGCGACGGACTTGGAGCTTGTATAAAAAAATGCCCAGAAAATGCAATGACTATAGAAGAGAGAGAAGCAGGAGAATATAATGAACAAAAAGTAATGGAAAATATCGTTAAAGGCGGTGTTAATGTAATAAAAGCTCATTTGCATCATCTAAAAGAACATGGAGAAGATAGACTTTTTAATGAAGCTATAAAATATTTAAAAGATAATAATTTGGAGGTACCAAATATGGAAGAAAATAAACCTTGCGGATGTCCTGGAAGCATGCAAAGAGATATGAGAAATAAAGTAAAAAGTGAAAGCAATAATAATGTTCATATAACTTCAGAGTTAACAAATTGGCCTATACAATTAAAACTTATAAATCAAAATGCTCCGTATCTTGATAATATAGATTTGCTTATTAGTGCCGATTGTGTGCCTTTTACTTATGCAAATTTCCATTCAAAATTTTTAAAAGACAAAGTGCTTATGATGCTTTGTCCTAAACTCGACAGCGACATAGATTTATATATAGAAAAACTTGCTAATATATTTAAAACAAAAAATATAAAATCTATTACAATAGTTCGTATGGAAGTACCTTGCTGCGGAGGCGTTGAAATGATAGTAGAAGCAGCTCTTAAAAAGGCTAATAAAAACATAATCATAAAAGAATACACTATATCCATAGACGGAGAAATAATCTAATAAAAACAATAATGAGATAATTATAAACTTACATAATTATCTCATTATACTTGAAATAATTAATCTTAAGATATATCATTCTTTATTATATATTTAAGGATTAATTTCAATGAAAAAAAGAGTTCTCATACTTGGTGCTACTGGTTCTATAGGAGTGAACACTTGCTCGGTAATAGAACATTTTTATAATGATTTTGAAATAGTAGGAATTACTACAAATACAAAAATTGATGTTTTAAAAGAAGAATGCATGAAATTTAAACCTAAATATGTGCATATCTCTTCTCAGGAAGCATTAGAAAAGTTCAAAAAATTTAATATCAATGTTAACATCTATGAAGGAAGTATCGCTGATTTTGTAAAAGATATTGATTTTGATATATTGGTAAATGCTTTAGTAGGATATTCTGGTTTTCTTCCAACAATAGAAGCAATAAAAAAATCTAAAACTGTGGCATTAGCAAATAAAGAAACATTAGTTGTAGGCGGAGATATAATTAATGATTTATTAAAAAAATATAATGCTAAATTAGTGCCTATAGACAGCGAACATTCGGCAATTTTTCAAATATTAAATCACTTTAATAATGTACCCATTTCAAAAGTAATAATAACCGCATCTGGAGGACCTTTCTTCAGAACTCCGAAAGAAGAGCTAAAAAATGTTACAGTAGAAATGGCATTAAAACACCCAACTTGGAATATGGGTGGAAAAATTACAATAGACAGTGCTACTATGATGAATAAAGGATTTGAAGTAATAGAGGCTCATCATTTATTTAATTTGGATTATGACAAAATAGAAACTATAATACACCCTCAAAGTTTAATACATTCTATGGTGGAGTTTGTAGATGGAGAGATTTATGCTCAGATTGGAAAGAATGATATGCGCCTTCCTATACAGCATGCTCTCACATACCCAGAGGTAAAAAACACGCCATTTGAAAAATTAAAGCTTTATGAACATAGCGAAATTAATTTTTATAAGATGGATTTTGATAAATTTATTATGCTTAAGCTTGCTTATGAATGCGGTAAGAAAGGAGGATTATATCCTTGCATATTAAATGCTGCTAATGAAGTATGCGTATATTCTTTTTTGGAGCGAAAAATAAGATTTACTGAAATATTTGATATAGTAGAAAGAATGGTAAAAATTAATGTTTCCCATATACCGCTTACTGTAGAAAATATCATAAGAATTGATAATGAAACAAGAAAAGAAACTTTAAAATTAATAGAAACTATAAAACAGATGTGAGCAAATTATGAAAGAAAAAATAATAATTGGTTTTTCAAAATTAATAATCTTTAGAGAAATATTAAAAACAAAAACAATAAAAAAATTAATAAAGTTATTAAAATATAATGCTAATGATGAAACAGAAACAACATCTTTATATTATGATTTTCTAAATGAACTATATAATAATAATGATAATATAGGAGATTTTTTATTAGAATATATATTTAGAGATGATAACATATATATAAAAAAAATACTATTAAAACAAAACATAAATAAAAACATAGAAAATGCATTAAAAGAAGAATTAGATTTTTTTAGTTTTTTATCAAAAATTGATTTATCTGATATTTATAATAATTTAGCAAACTTAGAAACAAAAAAAATAGATTTCTATAATATATACTCTACTCATATAAAAGAAATAAATAAAAAAGGTTATGGAATATTTTATAACAGCAATATGTTCACACTTGATGAAAAAAAGAACATCACCAAAGCAAAACATCAAGACAATCAAAATATAAAACAACTATATGGTTATGATAGAGAAAGAGAGAAAGTAATACAAAATACTAAGGTCTTATTAGAAGGTAAAAAAGCCAATAATATACTTCTCTATGGAGATGCCGGTACAGGTAAAAGCAGCACTATAAAAGCAGTTGCTAATATGTTTAGAGATGAAGGTTTAAGGCTTATTGAAGTGAAAAAAAGCCAGTTATCATTTATCACAGATATAATACAAAAACTAAGTTTAAGTCCTCTTAAATTTATAATATTTATAGACGATTTAACTTTTTCTTCTAATGATGACAGCTTCTCATATTTAAAAGCCGTACTTGAAGGCGGAGTAAACTCTTTTCCTCAAAATATAGTAGTTTATGTAACTTCAAATTATAGGCATTTAATAAAAGAAAACTTTAATGACAGAACAGGTGATGATATACATCTGGAAGACACTATTCAGCAGATAATGAGTTTAACAAACAGATTCGGTATAGTTATAACCTTCCAAAGACCAGACAAAGATTTATTTGTAGATATAGTATTATCGTATGCTAAAGACAATAATATACAAATAAATAAAGAAGAGCTTATAAAACAAGCAGAAAGTTATGCTATAAGAAGTGCAGGAAGAAGCCCAAGGGTAGCAAAGCAGTTTATAGAGACTCTGTTATAACTCATTCTTTAACTAAAAAAATAAATTACTATTATAAATTTATAATAGTAATTTATTTATTATATTATTTAACATCTTTTCTATATAAATTAAACAATTCATTTGTATAAATCAATGAAGAATTACTATCAAATATAAATTGTGTGCTATTATCATTAAATTCTGGTTTATTTGCTGCACTATACCAATAATATAATGATAAATTATGGTGTGGTATTACTTTTATATTATTTTCATCTTTTGCATATAAAGATGAATTTGTATTTTCTGTTATTAAATACTCTATTTTATAATTTTGATTAGTATATGTATTTTCTTTTTTAGTTAGAAATAAATTCATAGCATAATTAAAAATATTTCTTGAATATAATGTAAAAGATTCTCCATTAGCATCTTTAGACATATTTTTTACTATATCATAAGTAAGCCTTTGTTTTTTTCCTATTAAAGAGAAATCATAATTTTGTTTATAATAATGCCATGG
This window harbors:
- a CDS encoding RrF2 family transcriptional regulator, yielding MKINTKLSVAAHIVLCIAFFENEGTTSNLLAKSVKTNPALIRRILLKLQNAGIVETTKKGSKLIKNEKDITLLSIYEAVFTEEERGLFSFHHPNHVCPVGCAMFDVLGEEFNSVKEDFEKSLSKITIKKIVDEVRKRKKHLDFMNK
- a CDS encoding ATP-binding protein — translated: MKEKIIIGFSKLIIFREILKTKTIKKLIKLLKYNANDETETTSLYYDFLNELYNNNDNIGDFLLEYIFRDDNIYIKKILLKQNINKNIENALKEELDFFSFLSKIDLSDIYNNLANLETKKIDFYNIYSTHIKEINKKGYGIFYNSNMFTLDEKKNITKAKHQDNQNIKQLYGYDREREKVIQNTKVLLEGKKANNILLYGDAGTGKSSTIKAVANMFRDEGLRLIEVKKSQLSFITDIIQKLSLSPLKFIIFIDDLTFSSNDDSFSYLKAVLEGGVNSFPQNIVVYVTSNYRHLIKENFNDRTGDDIHLEDTIQQIMSLTNRFGIVITFQRPDKDLFVDIVLSYAKDNNIQINKEELIKQAESYAIRSAGRSPRVAKQFIETLL
- a CDS encoding ATP-binding protein is translated as MKRRIIKIDEDKCTGCGECIPDCPEGALQIIDGKARLISDLFCDGLGACIKKCPENAMTIEEREAGEYNEQKVMENIVKGGVNVIKAHLHHLKEHGEDRLFNEAIKYLKDNNLEVPNMEENKPCGCPGSMQRDMRNKVKSESNNNVHITSELTNWPIQLKLINQNAPYLDNIDLLISADCVPFTYANFHSKFLKDKVLMMLCPKLDSDIDLYIEKLANIFKTKNIKSITIVRMEVPCCGGVEMIVEAALKKANKNIIIKEYTISIDGEII
- the dxr gene encoding 1-deoxy-D-xylulose-5-phosphate reductoisomerase, whose protein sequence is MKKRVLILGATGSIGVNTCSVIEHFYNDFEIVGITTNTKIDVLKEECMKFKPKYVHISSQEALEKFKKFNINVNIYEGSIADFVKDIDFDILVNALVGYSGFLPTIEAIKKSKTVALANKETLVVGGDIINDLLKKYNAKLVPIDSEHSAIFQILNHFNNVPISKVIITASGGPFFRTPKEELKNVTVEMALKHPTWNMGGKITIDSATMMNKGFEVIEAHHLFNLDYDKIETIIHPQSLIHSMVEFVDGEIYAQIGKNDMRLPIQHALTYPEVKNTPFEKLKLYEHSEINFYKMDFDKFIMLKLAYECGKKGGLYPCILNAANEVCVYSFLERKIRFTEIFDIVERMVKINVSHIPLTVENIIRIDNETRKETLKLIETIKQM
- a CDS encoding Crp/Fnr family transcriptional regulator codes for the protein MEEYIDIILKSSLFNNIERDEILDIIKSFGYQNKSYRKENTIIDIGDYVEHIYLILDGMVEVSKEYDDARKNIVNILNAGDIFAESFALSTKKVSTIQALSFTDTKILKINTNNIFNNAIFLQNLIRVLSDKNIFLSIKNDILSQKSLRSKIMLYLKYMSNIQKSNNIVIPYNRDKLSEFISSDRSALSRELNRLSKEKIIKLEGNKIKILKH